Genomic DNA from Alkalihalobacterium alkalinitrilicum:
AGTACCGACTATGAAATGGCAGACCGTCTCTATTTTGAACCATTAACAGTCGAGGATGTCTTGAATGTTGTGGAATTAGAACAAATAGAAGGTGTAATCGTTCAGTTAGGAGGTCAAACGGCTATCTCTCTCGTTCAAGGGTTAGAAGAAGCTGGAGTTCGTCTCTATGGCACAACAATGGATACAATTGATCAACTTGAAGACCGTGGACGATTTTATGATTTTATGAAGAGCGTGAATGTTCCACATATTCCAGGAGTTACTGTGTACGATGAAGTTGGCTTAGTAGAACAAGCAGAAAAAATCGGTTATCCTGTGTTACTTCGTCCTTCTTATGTTATTGGTGGTCAAGGAATGGTCATTATTACAAGTCGAGAAGAAATGGTTGATTATGTAAATAATCAAGACCAATCCATCGTTTTTCCTATTTTAATTGATGCGTATTATCCTGGGGTAGAGATTGAAGTTGATGCCCTTACAGACGGAGAAGATATTTTAATTCCTGGGATGTTCGAACATATTGAAAAAGCTGGAGTTCATTCAGGAGATAGTATGGCGGTAACTCCACCGTTTTCTTTAAAAGAAGAGGTCAAACAAACGGTTTACGAATATACGAATAAAATTGCAAAAGGAATGGATTTTAAAGGGATTTTTAATATCCAATTTGTTTTGTATAATCATCAGCTATATGTAATTGAAATTAACCCACGAGCATCGAGAACAGTTCCAATCTTAAGTAAAGTAACAGGTCTTAATATGGTGGAAACGACGGTCCAACTATTATTAGGTCAGTCATTACGTAATTTAGGATTACCGACAGGACATCTTCCTGAGACGAATTATTATACAGTCAAAGCACCAATTTTCTCGTATAGCAAATTAGCAGGATTAGATCCTATCCTTGAAGCTGAGATGAAATCGACAGGTGAATTAATCAGTATTGGTAATACTGTGGAAGATGCGATGAAAAAAGCATTTGCTTGGAGCGAAGGGCAAATTCCACCGCTATATCGACAAAAAGGATTGATTTTTGTTAACATCGCAGAGGAAGAGCTAGCTGAATTTCGTCCTCTAGTTAAAAAGATGAGCGAGTTAGGGTTTACAATTGTGGAAGAAAACCAGCTTCTATCTGATAGTAGACCACTCACTTTTAATGAGTGGATTGACCAAGAAGATGCAGTCGCCTATATTAGTATACCTAAAAAAGGGTATAAGACATGGAAAGAACAAAGACAACAGGCTTTGAAAAACCGTGTAACCGTCATTACGGAAATGACGACGTTATCGATGATGCTTAATAGCATAAATGGAAATGCTGATGAAGTTGTTTCTATACAAGAATGGATGCACCGAACAAAATCAAGTGTATAAGGTTGTGATCAAATGCTACAGTTTGAAACAAAAGTAGATGTGAATAAATTAAAAGGAAAAGATTTTTTAACTTTACTTGATTTTAGTTCTGATGAAGTTTTCTACTTATTAGAGTTAGCAAGTAAAATGAAAAAGGAACAAAAGGAAGGAATAATCTCAAATGTACTTCAAGGAAAATCCCTAGGAATGATCTTTGAAAACGCGTCGACAAGAACGAGGGTATCCTTCGAAGTTGGTATGACACAGCTTGGAGGACATGCGTTATTTTTAAGTCCTCGCGATCTTCAAATTGGAAGAGGTGAGCCGATTTCAGATACAGCCCGTGCATTATCTCGTTATGTTGATGCGATTATGATCCGTACGAATAGTCATGAGAAAGTGGAAGAACTGGCCAATTATTCAACAGTACCCGTCATTAATGCACTGACGGACTATTATCATCCATGCCAAGGATTAGCAGACCTGTTAACAATCTATGAGCATAAAGGAACATTTGAAGGAATTAAAGTAGTGTATGTTGGCGATGGAAACAATGTCGCGCATTCGCTTATCATTGGTGCTGCTAAAGTAGGAATGGATATTTCGGTAGCATCTCCAAGTGGTTACGAAGTGGACCCAGATATTGTTCAGAAAGCGCAAGAGGTTGCTGCGTTAACGGGATCAAACATAACGATTACAAATGATCCAATTGAGGCTGTAACAGATGCTGACATCATCTATACTGATGTTTGGGCAAGTATGGGTTATGAGGCAGAGCAAAAAGACCGAGAAGCTGCTTTTGCACCGTACCAAGTAAATCGTGAATTAGTCAGCTACGCGAAAGATGATTACATTTTCTTACATTGTCTGCCTGCTCATCGCGGTGAAGAAGTAACCGCAGATATCATTGATAGCCCACACTCTGTTGTCTTTGATGAAGCGGAAAACCGTTTACATGTACAAAAAGCAGTACTGGCAACATTAATTAAATAACCGCAGCAAAATAAATATATACTATCAAGAGCGTAATGAATGTAAAAGTCATTGCGCTCTTTGGTTTGTACTTAAATCGTGGAAATCCTCTTCATAAATTTCTTCCTAATACGTAAAATACACGTTAACTGGTTATATTATTTATGACACTGTAAAAGGAGTGAAATAAAATGGGCCAAAACCATCAATTTGTACCTGGGCAAAAAGTGCCGAATAATGGAATATACGTTGAAATAGGTGAAACTGGAAGCATGGTGCAAAATCCAAAGTCTATAAAATTAAAAGCGGGCGATACATTCCCACAAGCAACAAACCAAAATCGCAAATGGATGCCTAAACGCAAACCATAAAACATCCCCAATAGGGTGACTAGGCCAGTGCCTAATTGCAGTAGAGGACTTGTAGTCACCCTACTTTAGATTAGCAGGAAAATGAGTAATAAATTAACAATAAAAGCATTTTTCTTTTATTTAGTACATATGAATAATAAGAAGTAGGGACATATTTTGGAGGTTCTTATGGAAAATTTAAAAGCGGAGTTAGATGCGTTATTAGAGCAACCAGAGAATAATTTAACTGAAATTGGTAGAGAACGAATAGAGTGGATTTTACAAGAATTAAATAGTGAAGAAGAATAGCCTCATAACTAATCTAACGTTCAGTTATTGCATTTCTCGAATTTTTGCATAAATTAAATTGAGATGTTCGAGAAATATTCACATGAGGATGAGGGAAAAATGAGCGTAAGCGAACGGTTTTTTTGTATCCATGAACAGTGGAGTGTTGTCCATTTACCAGAAAAACCGAATGGATTTGCAATTCTATTAATAGGTGATATTGATCACTATGTAAATGAACGAACGTCGTTGTGGCTCAAACACCCAGAACGCTTAATTTTTATAAACACACTTAGAAAAGAAGGATATACTATTTTCACGTCGAATTTTTTTGGAAGACATTGGGGTAGTGAGAAAGCATATGAATTGGCCGAAAGTCTTTACCACTTTATAATGAAAAGAGAAACCTTAAACCGTCATATTCATATTATCGCTGAAGGAATGGGCGCATTATTGGCATTGAAGCTTTTTGAAAGAATGGATAATAATATCCGTTCAGCAATCATGATTAATCCGTGCCTTCACCTTTATCGACATTACAAGACAGAGCAAAATAACCGTTTATTTTATAAGCGTCTTCTTTCAGAGTTATCTTCCGCTTACGGCGTAGAAAAAGAAGAAGTGGAAGAACAAGTATTGAAGGTAAATAAGGTGTGGAAATCGAAACACCAAATACCATTGCACATTTTTCACGAGACAAGTTATCGAAAATATAGATTTGAGGAACATAGTAAAAGATATGAGAAATATCGTTCTTCAATCAATCATCCTATCAACCTCACACTGTATTTACCAGGAAAATCAATTTCGTATTTTAATAACCAAATCTTTTCTTTTTTTCGGCAATATGAAAAAAACTTAACAAATCCTCTCTGACAGTATATTCAGAGAGGATTTATTTTAAGAATGGGGGAAAAGTATGAAGCGAGCAATCGTGACAGGAGCTTTAGGTTTCATTGGCTTCCACTTATGTTCGAAATTAATAGAAGAAGGTATAGAAGTGTATGGAATAGATTCTAAGATTAATACAGCACAACAAAGCCAAGCAGATGAAAGACTTTTGTATATGGGCAGAAATTCGTTGTTTCACTATATTCCACAGCCAGTGGAAAGTATAGACTTTTCAGCGATTTTAACGAATGATACAGTGATATTTCATCTTGCTGCATCGACTCAAACTGATAACCAATGGAAGATACTACGAGAGACAATCCATCACAATGTAAAAGCGACAGAGCATTTAATTAAAGCAGTGACGGGAAAAGGAAGAATCGTTTTTACTTCAACGGTGCAAGTATATGGAGAAAGAACAGGGATAATTACTGAACGAACGCCATCTAATCCAATAAATCCGTATGGGCTAACGAAAATGGCTGGTGAATCATTACTTCTCCAACAAAGCAAAAAAAATAATATAGAAGTAGTTATTGTGAGGCTTCCAACGGTGTACGGTCCTTTTCAACGAGAAGATATGGCGTATCATCAATTATTGAAGGCAAAATTACAAAAAAAAACTTTCCCTGAAATTGTCGACCGATCAACATATGATATATTATATATAGAAGATGTGGTTCATGGTTTATTATTAGCTGGAGAAACAACGCATGTAAATGAAGTATATAATTTATCATCTGGAATGAAAAGGCAGTGGTTTAAAGGTAAAGAGCTTATTACAGGTAAAAAAGATATTGGGTGGCGTAACATTCGTGATGAAGTGTTTATTTCGAATGAGAAAGTGACAAAAAAACTTGGTTTTAAAGAAAAGACTTCAATTCAAAAAGGAATTAAAGAACAGGAAGAATTCATTAAAAAATCGTTAAAACTAAAGAGATTACCGTAATAACGGTCAATATTGGTAACTTCCATTGCTTCCCTTCTATTAAATTATTAGGTAAAATTAATAGGAGTATGAAGTAATGGAGGATACAATTGAATACAAAGTCTGTTGTTATAGGTTTTTTCATATTTTCAATAACTACAATTACGATGTATCTTGTAATCGATTATATTACGAAGTGGAATGATGGAATTAAAGTTATAATCGCTTTAGTAATAGGTTTTTTATTGGAGTATTTGTATCGTAAGAGGAACTAGAAAGGATTACAACATGTCAAATGGTTAGTGTAGTATTTTATAACATTTGGCTAAGGTGACTATTTTATGAGAAAATTACATTTCTTTTTAATTCTAATTGTTATATTGGTGATAAGTGGATGTTCTAATAATCCTACAGCATCAAATTTAAAAAAAGTGGGTCTATTATTAGAAGACACAATCGATGATAAAGGGTGGAATTTTAAAGGGTATCAAGGTTTATTAAAAATTCATTCCGATTTAAATGTAGATGTTTATTTTAATGAAGAGATTAATACTTTATCGAAAGTACAAGCTGCAATAAGTGAACTAGATGAAAAAGACGTGAATTTGATCTTCGGTCATGGGCGTATTTTTGCAGAGTACTTTAATGAGATTAGTAAGAATTATCCACATATCCACTTTGTCAGTTTTAATGGTGAAGTTTCAGGAGAAAATGTGACTAGCTTGCACTTTAACAGTCATGCTATGGGTTTTTTTGCAGGAATGGTTGCTGCCAAGATGACGCAGTCTAACAAAGTGGGTATCATTGCGGCCTATTCTTGGCAACCTGAAGTAGATGGTTTTATGAAAGGTGTAGAATATCAAAATAATACAATTGATGTGAAAGTTGATTACGTTAAAGATTGGGGAGATGTTGATACAGCACTACAATTTTTGGCCAATATGAATAAGGATGGCATTGACGTATATTATCCAGCAGGAGACGGATATCACATAGCTGTCATTGAAGAAGTGAAGAATAACGGTCAATTTGCGATTGGTTTTGTAAGTGACCAATCTGATATAGGAGGATCTACCGTATTAACAAGCACGGTTCAACATGTAGATCATCTCTACCAAGTCGTTGCTGAACATTTTAGTCGAGGAGAGCTAGCTGCTGGTAATTTATATTATGATTTTGCCGATGGAGTAATAACGTTAGGTGAATTCAGTTCAGTGGTACCTGAAGAATTTCAAGCTGAAATTCGTGAAGCGATTGAATACTATATTATTTCGGGAAAACTACCAAAAGAAGAATAAAATTATGAGGTGAATGTAATGAATGTAAATCCAGAATTACAAATGAAGTTTATGCAAATTGCAATGAAATACATACCTGAAGGAAAAGCGATCCTTGATGAAAAAGGGATTGAACTGAACATGGAAGATTTACAACCGATGGTTAATATGTTAGTAAAAGTAATGAATGAAGCATATGAATTAGGAAAAGAAGAAAGTAGCAATTAAAAATTTGCATAAATCGGACAGGCTCATTGAGGAGGGCGAGTACATAGGATAAGTAGTGAAAACATGATGGAAGGAGTTTTCCAAAATGAACTACTATCCGATGTACCGAGATGGTTCAGGTCATGGCCATGGCCATCATCGTCACTTTCCAGTACTACCGTTTTTAGCTGGATTAGCAGTTAGTCCTTTCTTATTTGGTGGATTTGGTGGCGGAGCTTATGGTGGCCCATATTACGGTCCACAGTTTGGCCCGAGTTATGGTCCGCAATTCGGTCCGAGTTATGGCCCGCAATTTGGCCCGAGTTTCGGTCCACAGTTTGGTCCAACCCCTTATGGCGGAGGATTTTGGTAAAGTTAAATAATATAAAGAGGCTGACTCATTAAAAAGTGAAAAACCCTTCAGGACCACATTGTGTGGATACCTGAAGGGCCAACACTTTGGGAGTCAGCCTCCTTTATTTTTTGTTAGAGAAAAATGATTGTAAGTTAGAGAGCATAGGTGAAAGTTTTGAAAGGTAAGGACCGACGACTTGAGCAATTTCCATAATATATTCTATTTGGCTTTTTTCTTGATTTGCTTCTTGCTGATTTGTAGTCTCTTCATTGTCGGATGAGTTTGACGAAGGTTCTTCTGTATTTTCACTTTGTGATCTTGGTTTTCCGAACATTAATTGATCAAAGAAATCTCCTTGATTTTCAGGTGATTTTTTTT
This window encodes:
- the argF gene encoding ornithine carbamoyltransferase — translated: MLQFETKVDVNKLKGKDFLTLLDFSSDEVFYLLELASKMKKEQKEGIISNVLQGKSLGMIFENASTRTRVSFEVGMTQLGGHALFLSPRDLQIGRGEPISDTARALSRYVDAIMIRTNSHEKVEELANYSTVPVINALTDYYHPCQGLADLLTIYEHKGTFEGIKVVYVGDGNNVAHSLIIGAAKVGMDISVASPSGYEVDPDIVQKAQEVAALTGSNITITNDPIEAVTDADIIYTDVWASMGYEAEQKDREAAFAPYQVNRELVSYAKDDYIFLHCLPAHRGEEVTADIIDSPHSVVFDEAENRLHVQKAVLATLIK
- a CDS encoding YjzC family protein; the encoded protein is MGQNHQFVPGQKVPNNGIYVEIGETGSMVQNPKSIKLKAGDTFPQATNQNRKWMPKRKP
- a CDS encoding NAD-dependent epimerase/dehydratase family protein, with the translated sequence MKRAIVTGALGFIGFHLCSKLIEEGIEVYGIDSKINTAQQSQADERLLYMGRNSLFHYIPQPVESIDFSAILTNDTVIFHLAASTQTDNQWKILRETIHHNVKATEHLIKAVTGKGRIVFTSTVQVYGERTGIITERTPSNPINPYGLTKMAGESLLLQQSKKNNIEVVIVRLPTVYGPFQREDMAYHQLLKAKLQKKTFPEIVDRSTYDILYIEDVVHGLLLAGETTHVNEVYNLSSGMKRQWFKGKELITGKKDIGWRNIRDEVFISNEKVTKKLGFKEKTSIQKGIKEQEEFIKKSLKLKRLP
- a CDS encoding BMP family ABC transporter substrate-binding protein, which encodes MRKLHFFLILIVILVISGCSNNPTASNLKKVGLLLEDTIDDKGWNFKGYQGLLKIHSDLNVDVYFNEEINTLSKVQAAISELDEKDVNLIFGHGRIFAEYFNEISKNYPHIHFVSFNGEVSGENVTSLHFNSHAMGFFAGMVAAKMTQSNKVGIIAAYSWQPEVDGFMKGVEYQNNTIDVKVDYVKDWGDVDTALQFLANMNKDGIDVYYPAGDGYHIAVIEEVKNNGQFAIGFVSDQSDIGGSTVLTSTVQHVDHLYQVVAEHFSRGELAAGNLYYDFADGVITLGEFSSVVPEEFQAEIREAIEYYIISGKLPKEE
- a CDS encoding ComZ family protein, translated to MNVNPELQMKFMQIAMKYIPEGKAILDEKGIELNMEDLQPMVNMLVKVMNEAYELGKEESSN
- a CDS encoding penicillin-binding protein, with translation MNYYPMYRDGSGHGHGHHRHFPVLPFLAGLAVSPFLFGGFGGGAYGGPYYGPQFGPSYGPQFGPSYGPQFGPSFGPQFGPTPYGGGFW